The window aacgattcaaaacgtacaaactatattaaatttttttaaaaaaaaaattcaaattttttgagaacacTACCTAAGTCATTCTATCCAATGATGTAATTGTTTTGTCTCTCCATCATGCTTGTTTTCTTGATCCTTGTTAGCCGGCAAAACAACATTCATGCCACTACCAATTAAGAACATTAGGAGTTGCTTCtgagtatgttttttttttcttctctctaccAAGCTTTGAATTATTCCAAAACTGTTGCAATTACCtagtttgtttaaaaatataattttaattattttttaaaatattttttactttaaaaaaatattaaaaaaatattttttattttttaaaatttatttttaatatcaatgtattaaaatgatcaaaaaacattaaaaaatattattttaaaataaataaataaataaaaatttaatttttttcaaaaataattttaaaacggaaaaaaataaatagaagcttaaattatttagtaaaattttataataaatttttataattttaaaataaaaaatattctcatagtaaccaaacacatatattaaacaaaaataaaaattgcggAAAAACATGGATCCCGTTAATTCATAACATGCGCACCATAACTtgaatcattaataaaaatatttataaaaaacaatgaataaatattttaaattctgcAATCTCTGTTCCATTTCTTTAACATGTTTGCCACTAATAAAATCACAATCTCCtcgaaaaataattaattaaccaaaattaaaaataaataaccccCAAATTTCACTAACTCTACCCTACCACAAATCCACACCATAATCACATTTTTTAGACCCAATCTCTGCAGTTGCCGTTAGTTTATCCACTGTTAAATCACAGTCAACTTTAACAGTAATCTCCCATGTCTCAACAGAACCAACCTTAATCTTAACCGGAGCCCTCAAAGTCAGCTTAAACGGCACCTGTCCTTTGCCAACCTCATCGATCATCGCCGTACGATCCCCGCTCGTCAACTCAACGGCAGAACCCTTTAACGGCGTTACAAACACAGTCACATTGTTTGTCCCTTGGTAGAAAATCGGTAACGATCCGGTGGCCATTTTAACGCTGTCATAGTAAACATCAACGGAACTTCCTCTTCTATAATAAATCCCAATTTTATCGTTAGGGTTATTCGCTCTCACAGTGACGTCAAATTCCGGAGAGACCCATCTTGATGACGTCAGATTAAACCCCGAAATCGACAAACGCTCGACTGAATAATCCGGTGCCTCCGGGCGGAACACAAAATAGAACACAGCAGCAGCGACGCCAACGAGGAAGATTAAGGCGGCGAGGAGTGCAAGAAGCCAGCAgaggcagcagcagcaggggctACGGCTACGCTTGCGGCGGGTGAGACGCTCGTGGCGTTTAGCATTTTCCGGTGGTGGGACTCGGTAGACTTGATCTTTGGGGATTTGGATGACGTAAGTTCCTGGTGGCGGTGGGACCGGTTTCTCTGACCGAGGAGCATCAGGTTTTGTTGGCGACTCTGGGTAATGTACTGCTGCGGGAGGAGGCTTGAACTCGGTGGTTTGTGGTGGTGAGTCGTCTCGGGGATGAACTCTGTCGGCCATTGTTGACGATTATTGATCGACTCAGTGAGTTGAGACTGATG of the Populus nigra chromosome 7, ddPopNigr1.1, whole genome shotgun sequence genome contains:
- the LOC133698695 gene encoding NDR1/HIN1-like protein 13, encoding MADRVHPRDDSPPQTTEFKPPPAAVHYPESPTKPDAPRSEKPVPPPPGTYVIQIPKDQVYRVPPPENAKRHERLTRRKRSRSPCCCCLCWLLALLAALIFLVGVAAAVFYFVFRPEAPDYSVERLSISGFNLTSSRWVSPEFDVTVRANNPNDKIGIYYRRGSSVDVYYDSVKMATGSLPIFYQGTNNVTVFVTPLKGSAVELTSGDRTAMIDEVGKGQVPFKLTLRAPVKIKVGSVETWEITVKVDCDLTVDKLTATAEIGSKKCDYGVDLW